The region TCCAGGCCAGCGCCTGCTCGCCCTCCAGCCCCAGGTCGCCCTCGAACAGCGCCCGCGTTTGCGGTGGCTCCAGGCGCAGAATCTCCGCCGCGCACGCCGCCACGTCCAGCAGGTGGTTGAGGACGGGCAGGCACGCCCCCTGTGAACCGTCCGCGTTCTTCTTCGCGCTCTTGGCCCACAGGGTCCGCGCCGCCGCCGTAATGGGGTGAAGTTGGCTCATGCGCGGAGGGTACATGGGAGGGGCGACGAAATCGGTCGCAAATCCAGTATCCAGGCGGCTGCTAAAATCTTCTGGTTCCTCAAAACTTGGGGATGGCCCGAGAGGGCTAAGAGCTTGTAGGTTCCCCTCTTCCGAGGGGATGCGCCCGCTCACCTCGTAGAAGAGAGGTCTAAGGGCTTGACAAGCACCTGAAGACCGAGTAATTTTACAACAGCAAAGAGGATCGGGGGGCGTAAATGCCTCAGATTGCCGTCTGAAGCGCCCCCCGACCCCTTTGCAGCGGTCCTATTTCTGCCCTCTAACAATAGCGCACCCGAGGGCATGCATTCCATGCGCCGGAGGAATATATGTTCACTGAGGAAGAGATTTTTGAGATGCTCCTAGCTGCGATACGCCGGGCACACTTACGGCATCCTCGCAACGCTACCGACTTCAGTAAGTACCTTCAGGCGGAAATGAGCTTGGAGCTTGCTGAGGCTTGGGGCCGCGCCAGGGGCTACTGCTAGGTTTTAGATTTACATGGATGTACTCAAGTTATCTGCCGGTTGTCTCCTCGCTACGGTGTGTGCGACATCCGGCAGACAGCTACACATGAGGATGGTCCCTCGGAGGTAGACCTTGGATACTTACCCATTACTGGATAGAAAATGGGTTCCAGTCGTCACATTGACCAACAATCACGAACTTGTCTCTCTCTGTGAGTCTCTTTTGAACGCCGCTAGCTACCGCCGGATAGACGCGGGGCATCCCCTGAAAACGTCTGCGCTGTATCGCCTGCATCTGGCGTTGCTGCATCGGGCGCTGGTAGGTCCTATGGACGCTGACCAGGGCGCCGAGTGGTATCTGGCCGGGCGCTTTCCGGACGGGGTGGCGCAGTATCTGGACCGCTACGCCGACCGCTTCCACCTCTTCGGGACGCAGCCCTTCATGCAAGTCGCGGGGCTGGACCCGGCGGCTGTGGGCGAGAACTTCCGCAGCCACTGGACCCGCCTGAGCACCGAGGAGGGCAGCCCGAACACGACCGCCCTTTTCAACGTGGAGGCCCGGCCCGGCGGTAACCGCAGCGACGCGCTCACGCCCGCGCAGGCCGCCCTGCACCTGCTGACCCACCAGACCTTCGCGCTGGGGGGCCTGATCAAACGCTTCACCACATCGGCGCGGGCGGCTCCGGTGGCGACGGCCGGCCTCTTTCTGGCAGAGGGGGCGAATCTGCACCAGACCCTCTGCCTGAACCTCGTGCCGTACCTGGCGGCCATGCAGGAGCAGGACCTTCCCCCCTGGGAGGACGAGCCGCTGACTGTGGAGCATATTCGCGCCCGGTACGACCCCGAACGGCCCCGCGTGGCCGCTGGATACGCCAGCCGCTATGCCTGGCCGAGCCGCAGCGTCCTGCTGCTGCCCGAGGAGACGCCGCAGGGCGTGGTCGTGCGGTCTATCGGCTTCGGCGCGGGGATTCCGCTGGAGGGTGCGGGCGAGGGCAGCGGCACGGGCACCGACCCGATGGTCAGCCTGCGCCCCAGCCGCGACCCCAAGAACGACCAACCCTTTCCCTACAAACTGCGGCGCGAGCGGCTGCTGTGGCGCGACATGAATGCCCTGCTCCCCGACCCCGCCGCCCAGGTGTCCGAGTACCGCAAGGGTGGGGTCAAGGTGAAGGCAGGAACGCCGCCCAAGACCGTCTCGCACGCCCGCGACGTGATGCGGGCCGCCGCCGAGCGGCTAGGGCGGACGGGAGAGCCAAAGCCCGCCCCCTCCCAGAACGCGCCCAACGACGGCTGGGAAGAGGAAGGCACCCCCGACGCCCGTGCCCCGCACCCGGTCATTCCCGTCGTCGTGTTCGGCCAACTGACCGACCAGGGCAAGGCGTTCGCCATGCGTCAGGAGACGTACACGCTGCCGGAAGCCTTCATCCAGAATCCGGAGACGTTCCGCGACCACGTGCAAGCGGCCCTGACCGACGCGGGCACCGTGGGCGAGGGCCTGCGCCGCTCGGTCCACCTTCTCGCCCACGGGCTGCTGAAAAAGGACGGCGACCGCGACCCCCACAAGGACGACGTGGGCAAGCTGGCCGCTCAGATTCCCGCCGAGCCGACCTACTGGGCCGGGCTGGACACCCCCTTCCGTACCTATCTGCTGGCGCTGGATGTGGACACGAAAGCTGCCCTGACCGAGTGGCATACCGCCCTGCGCCGAGCGGCCCTAAAAGGCTGGCGCACCGCCGAGCAAGCTGCCGGGATGAACGCGGTGGGCCTGCGGGCCGTGCAGGTCGCGCAGGGGCCGCTGCTCAAAGCCCTGGGCACCCTCAAGAACGGAGACACCCCATGACCAAGCAAGTGGCGGATGACCGCCCCGCCCGCTTTGTGGCCGAGCTTTCCCGGCTGGAACGCGGCCCCCTCGCACAGCTTCGGCGGGGGCTGGGCGGCGACGAGCGCGGCGTGTATTGGCTGGAGGGGCTGTATACCCGCACCGGCTACGGCACGGCGGAATCCTATCAGAAAGAGGCTCTGCAACTCGTCGCGGGCCTGTACGCCCTCAAACCTCAGGCCCGGCAGGATGAGGGCGACGCGGCGGAGATAGAAACGGCGCCCGCCGGGAACGCCGACGCGGAGAAAGGCCCCTCCATCGGCCTGCTGATGGGCAGGCTCTACCTCGCCCAAGGCAGCCGCCCCAGCACCGAGAAACGTTTCCTGGCACTGCTGGACGCCGACCGCGACGGCCTGAACTACCAGATGCGGCAGGCGGTGACCCTGCTCGCCACCGAGGACCTCACGCCCGACTGGGTGCGCCTGACCAGGAACCTCCTGTACTGGGGCGACCGCGTGCGCCGCGAGTGGGCGCAGGACTTCTACCGCGAGATCAGTCGGGAGGCCAAGGCGCAGACCGAGGCGTCTTCCACAGCCCCCTCGGATGAGGCGCTGCCCGCCCCCACCCCCTCTTCCCAATCCGGCGACGACGCCGACGGAGACAGGTTATGAAAGCCCTGCTAGAGCTGCACTACCTCCAGAACTTCGCCCCCAGCAACCTCAACCGCGACGATACCGGCAGCCCCAAGGACGCCTTTTTCGGCGGCACCCGGCGGCTGCGGATTTCCTCGCAGTCGTTCAAGCGGGCGATGCGGCAGGACTTCGGGGGGCGGCAGCTTCTGCGGCCCGACGAGATCGGCGTGCGGACCAAGCGGGCGCACGAGGCGATTGCCGAATTGCTCGCGGGCGAGGGCCGCACAGAGGAGCAGCGCCGCGCCGCCGCTGAACTCGCGCTGGGCGGGCTGGGATTGCCTGTGAAGGACGGCAAGAACCAGTACCTCCTCTTCCTGGGCCGCGACGAGTTGCAGCGGGTGGCCGACATCATCAACTCCAACTGGGCCGAGTTCCAGGCGGCGGCCCCCACCCCGGAGGAAGGCGGCAAGAAAAAGGCGAGCAAGAAAGCAGCCCTAAGCGGCGATCTCGGCAAGCAACTCGCGGGGGCGCTCAACGGCAGCAAGGCCGTGGATGTGGCCCTGTTCGGGCGGATGCTCGCCGACCTCCCCGATAAGAACGCGGACGCGGCGGCGCAGGTGGCGCACGCCATCAGCACCCACGCCCTGCGCGAGCGGCAGTACGACTTTTACACGGCGGTGGACGACCTCAAGCCCGAGGACAACGCCGGGGCCGACATGCTGGGCACGGTGGAGTTCGCCAGCGCAACCGTCTACCGCTACGCCTGCATCGACCTGGGCAAGTTGCTGGAAAACCTGCAAGGCGACCGCGAACTGCTGAAGCGGGGGCTGCGGGCCTTTCTGTACGCCTCCGTGTTCGCCGCGCCGACGGGCAAGCAGAACACCTTCGCCGCGCACAACCTGCCGGGGCTGATGGTGCAGGTCGTGCGCCGGAACACCTCGCCGCGCAACCTCGCCAACGCGTTTGAAAAGGGCGTGCGGGCCGAGGGCGGGGGCGGCTACCTGGCGCCCAGCGTCGCGGCGCTGGCCGGGGAAATGGACTGGCAGAACGGCGTCTTCGGGGATGCCGGAGCCGCCCGCTTCGTGGCGCGGGAGGGCGGGCACGCGGTCTTCGGGGAGGCGATGCCCGACGTGGCAGCGTTGATTGACGCGACGGTCGCGGACGCCCTGAATGCACTGGAGGCCTGACGGTGGCGACCCTGCTGCTGCGGCTGGTCGCCCCCATGCAGGCCTGGGGCACGCGCAGCCGCTTCGACGACCGCGACACCGAGGCCGAGCCGAGCCGTTCGGGGGTGCTGGGCCTGTGTGCGGCGGCGCTGGGCATCGACCGCGCCGAGCCGATGGAGCACCTGACCCGCCTGCGCTTCGGCGTGCGGGTGGACCGCGAGGGAGTGGTGGGCACCGACTACCACACCGCTCAACTGCGCCCCGGCGACCCGAAGACGAGGACGGATGTGACCCGCCGCGCCTACCTCGCCGACGCCGCGTTCTGGGCCGGGCTGGAGGGGAACCGGGGGGTGCTAGCCGAGTTGCACGCCGCCTTGAAAAACCCGCACTGGCCGCTGTCGCTGGGACGGAGGGCCTTTCAACCCAGCCTGCCCATCTTCGCTGAGCCTCCGCTGGACCTGCCGCTGTGGGAGGCGCTGCTGACCGCCCCCAGCCTGCGCCGCGAGGATGACGCCGAGCCTTACCGCCTGGTACTGGACCGGGAGGCGGTGCCGGAGGGTGAGCGGGGCCGCGCTTCCCCCTCCCGGCGCCAGGACGTGCCCGACGGTCCCTTCGTCCGGCGGCGTTATGTGTCGCGCGACGTGCTGACGGTGACGGTGCCCCTGACCCCGGACCCCGACCCCTGGCTGCGGCTGTCTCCCTCCGAGGAGGTGGGCGCTTGACTCCGCTCCACCTCTCCCGCCTGATCTTCGACGACCGCGACCCCCGCACGGCCCGCGACCTCGCCAGTCCCTACGCGCTGCACCAGACCCTGCGCTGGGCCTTTCCGGGGGCGGGGGTAGAGGGGGCGCCCCTGCCGGACGGCGAGCGGCTGCTATGGCGGCAGGAGGACCGGACCACCCTCCTCGTCCAGAGCCTGACCCCGCCCGACTGGGAGGCGCTGAACGCCCGGCATCCCGGCTCGCTGCGGGGCTGGGAGGTCAAGGCGGTGGACCTGACCCGAGCGCTGACCCCCGGTCGTGCTCTGCGCTTCCGCCTGCGGGCGAACGTGACCGTGCGGAAGCTGGACGAGCGGGGCCGCAGCCGCCGTCACGCCCTGCGCGGCTCGCGTGAGCAGCTTGAATGGCTGGAACGGCAGGGCGAACAGCACGGCTTTGACCTCCTCGCCGCCGACATCGCCCACAGCGGCACCGTCCGCACCCGCAAGGGCACCCAGACGCTGACCCTCCACACCGTCACCTTCGAGGGTCGGCTGGGCGTGACCGACCCGGCGTCGCTGCTGGACGCGGTGCGCGGGGGCCTCGGCCACGCCAAGGCGCTGGGTTGCGGCCTATTGAGCCTGGGGCCGGGCTGAGCCTTTTTTCAGGAGGTACTTCATGACCGACCCGGCCTCCATCCCACCGACCTCCAACGCCATCGTCTGGCAGCGGCAGAACCTGCGCGAGCTGCCCAAGTTCCGCGACGGCACGACCTACCTCTACCTCGACCACACCCGACTGGAGCAGGACGGCCGGGGCGTGCGGGCCTACCACCCGGAGGGCATGGTGACCATCCCGGCGGCCAGCCTCAGCGTGCTGCTGCTGGGGCCGGGCTGCTCGGTGAGTCACGAGGCGGTCAAGGCCCTCTCCGACACGGGCTGCTCGCTGCTGTGGGTGGGTGAGGAAGGCGTGCGCCTCTACGCCAGCGGCCTGGGCGAGACTCGCAGTGCGGCCCGGCTTCACCGGCAGGCGCTGCTGTGGGCTAACCCCCAGAGCCGCCTGCGCGTGGTGCGCCAGATGTACGCGATGCGCTTTCCGGAGGGGCTGCCCCCGGACCTCACCCTCCAGCAGATTCGTGGGCGCGAGGGGCACGGGTGCGCGACGCCTATGCCCGCTACAGCCGGGCGCACGGGGTCAAGTGGGACACGCGTCAGTACAAGCAGCAGGACTGGAACCGCGCCACACCCGTGAACAAGGCGGTGAGCGCCGGGAACGCCTGTCTGTACGGCCTCGCGCACGCCGCGATCCTGAGCATGGGCTATAGCCCCGCGCTGGGCTTCGTGCACACCGGCAAGATGCTCAGCTTCGTCTACGACGTGGCCGACCTCTACAAGCTGGAGGTGGTGCTGCCCGTCGCC is a window of Deinococcus terrestris DNA encoding:
- the cas6e gene encoding type I-E CRISPR-associated protein Cas6/Cse3/CasE; protein product: MTPLHLSRLIFDDRDPRTARDLASPYALHQTLRWAFPGAGVEGAPLPDGERLLWRQEDRTTLLVQSLTPPDWEALNARHPGSLRGWEVKAVDLTRALTPGRALRFRLRANVTVRKLDERGRSRRHALRGSREQLEWLERQGEQHGFDLLAADIAHSGTVRTRKGTQTLTLHTVTFEGRLGVTDPASLLDAVRGGLGHAKALGCGLLSLGPG
- the cas7e gene encoding type I-E CRISPR-associated protein Cas7/Cse4/CasC codes for the protein MKALLELHYLQNFAPSNLNRDDTGSPKDAFFGGTRRLRISSQSFKRAMRQDFGGRQLLRPDEIGVRTKRAHEAIAELLAGEGRTEEQRRAAAELALGGLGLPVKDGKNQYLLFLGRDELQRVADIINSNWAEFQAAAPTPEEGGKKKASKKAALSGDLGKQLAGALNGSKAVDVALFGRMLADLPDKNADAAAQVAHAISTHALRERQYDFYTAVDDLKPEDNAGADMLGTVEFASATVYRYACIDLGKLLENLQGDRELLKRGLRAFLYASVFAAPTGKQNTFAAHNLPGLMVQVVRRNTSPRNLANAFEKGVRAEGGGGYLAPSVAALAGEMDWQNGVFGDAGAARFVAREGGHAVFGEAMPDVAALIDATVADALNALEA
- a CDS encoding CRISPR-associated endonuclease Cas1; the encoded protein is MTDPASIPPTSNAIVWQRQNLRELPKFRDGTTYLYLDHTRLEQDGRGVRAYHPEGMVTIPAASLSVLLLGPGCSVSHEAVKALSDTGCSLLWVGEEGVRLYASGLGETRSAARLHRQALLWANPQSRLRVVRQMYAMRFPEGLPPDLTLQQIRGREGHGCATPMPATAGRTGSSGTRVSTSSRTGTAPHP
- the casB gene encoding type I-E CRISPR-associated protein Cse2/CasB, whose product is MTKQVADDRPARFVAELSRLERGPLAQLRRGLGGDERGVYWLEGLYTRTGYGTAESYQKEALQLVAGLYALKPQARQDEGDAAEIETAPAGNADAEKGPSIGLLMGRLYLAQGSRPSTEKRFLALLDADRDGLNYQMRQAVTLLATEDLTPDWVRLTRNLLYWGDRVRREWAQDFYREISREAKAQTEASSTAPSDEALPAPTPSSQSGDDADGDRL
- the casA gene encoding type I-E CRISPR-associated protein Cse1/CasA, whose protein sequence is MDTYPLLDRKWVPVVTLTNNHELVSLCESLLNAASYRRIDAGHPLKTSALYRLHLALLHRALVGPMDADQGAEWYLAGRFPDGVAQYLDRYADRFHLFGTQPFMQVAGLDPAAVGENFRSHWTRLSTEEGSPNTTALFNVEARPGGNRSDALTPAQAALHLLTHQTFALGGLIKRFTTSARAAPVATAGLFLAEGANLHQTLCLNLVPYLAAMQEQDLPPWEDEPLTVEHIRARYDPERPRVAAGYASRYAWPSRSVLLLPEETPQGVVVRSIGFGAGIPLEGAGEGSGTGTDPMVSLRPSRDPKNDQPFPYKLRRERLLWRDMNALLPDPAAQVSEYRKGGVKVKAGTPPKTVSHARDVMRAAAERLGRTGEPKPAPSQNAPNDGWEEEGTPDARAPHPVIPVVVFGQLTDQGKAFAMRQETYTLPEAFIQNPETFRDHVQAALTDAGTVGEGLRRSVHLLAHGLLKKDGDRDPHKDDVGKLAAQIPAEPTYWAGLDTPFRTYLLALDVDTKAALTEWHTALRRAALKGWRTAEQAAGMNAVGLRAVQVAQGPLLKALGTLKNGDTP
- the cas5e gene encoding type I-E CRISPR-associated protein Cas5/CasD gives rise to the protein MATLLLRLVAPMQAWGTRSRFDDRDTEAEPSRSGVLGLCAAALGIDRAEPMEHLTRLRFGVRVDREGVVGTDYHTAQLRPGDPKTRTDVTRRAYLADAAFWAGLEGNRGVLAELHAALKNPHWPLSLGRRAFQPSLPIFAEPPLDLPLWEALLTAPSLRREDDAEPYRLVLDREAVPEGERGRASPSRRQDVPDGPFVRRRYVSRDVLTVTVPLTPDPDPWLRLSPSEEVGA